Proteins encoded together in one Halalkaliarchaeum sp. AArc-CO window:
- a CDS encoding TrkA family potassium uptake protein, which produces MRYVIIGGGRVGLRTARVLAEEGHEIVVVERDPETADRVREAGFEVVEGDGSRETVLEEAELETADAVGALTSDLNANFAACMIAKHHGCRTVMRIDEDYREDIYREYADEVDEVVYPERLGAIGAKNALLGGNIQAIADIASNLQVLLITIPESSPLYGYSLDETELPAEARILAFGKEGESLGIPLGDYSLEPGDRVAVLAEFEALSEVRQLFIGEDVEPLAVGGD; this is translated from the coding sequence ATGCGTTACGTTATCATTGGTGGTGGGCGGGTCGGACTGCGGACGGCCCGCGTACTCGCCGAGGAGGGCCACGAGATCGTGGTCGTCGAACGCGATCCGGAAACCGCGGATCGAGTCCGTGAGGCAGGCTTCGAGGTCGTCGAGGGCGACGGCTCCCGGGAGACGGTGCTCGAGGAGGCCGAACTCGAGACCGCGGACGCGGTCGGCGCGCTGACGAGCGACCTGAACGCCAACTTTGCCGCCTGTATGATCGCCAAACACCACGGCTGCCGGACTGTGATGCGGATCGACGAGGATTACAGGGAAGACATCTACAGGGAGTACGCCGACGAGGTCGACGAGGTGGTCTATCCCGAACGGCTGGGCGCGATCGGCGCGAAGAACGCGCTTTTGGGCGGGAACATTCAGGCGATCGCCGACATCGCCTCCAACCTCCAGGTCCTTTTGATCACGATCCCCGAGTCGTCCCCTTTGTACGGCTACAGCCTCGACGAGACCGAACTCCCGGCGGAGGCCCGGATCCTCGCGTTCGGGAAGGAGGGCGAGTCGCTGGGCATCCCGCTGGGAGATTACTCGCTGGAACCCGGCGACAGGGTCGCCGTGCTCGCGGAGTTCGAGGCGCTCTCGGAGGTCCGGCAACTGTTCATCGGTGAAGACGTCGAACCGCTTGCCGTGGGGGGTGACTGA
- a CDS encoding class I SAM-dependent methyltransferase — protein MSQRSTDHDPYGRAIRDHYLGVREEPLLDRDGPETREHRIEEWYFGEHDPDAWRDQWLEGPLLDMGAGAGRDALFHQRRFETVAIDVSEQLVETMRDRGVDDARVGEMFSLPAQFERDRFRSAQAIGTQVGLAGSMAGVRAFLGDLATVTTADATAVIDNYAPELDATTDVFAYREDPAPGLAYRAFHCEYEGDVGRTLLFRLFDVDRLRTATVGTPWEVAGVEYGATQWRAALKKG, from the coding sequence GTGTCACAACGTAGTACGGACCATGATCCGTACGGTCGCGCGATTCGCGATCATTACCTGGGAGTCCGCGAGGAACCGCTCCTCGACCGTGACGGGCCCGAAACGCGCGAACACAGGATCGAGGAGTGGTACTTCGGCGAGCACGACCCGGACGCCTGGCGCGACCAGTGGCTCGAGGGACCGCTGCTGGACATGGGGGCCGGCGCCGGTCGGGACGCACTATTTCACCAGCGGCGGTTCGAAACCGTCGCGATCGACGTGAGCGAACAGCTCGTCGAAACTATGCGCGACCGCGGCGTCGACGACGCTCGGGTGGGGGAGATGTTCTCGCTTCCGGCGCAGTTCGAACGCGACCGGTTCCGGTCGGCACAGGCGATCGGGACCCAGGTCGGCCTCGCGGGTTCGATGGCCGGCGTTCGAGCGTTTCTGGGCGATCTCGCCACCGTTACAACAGCCGACGCGACGGCGGTGATCGACAACTACGCGCCCGAGTTGGACGCCACGACCGACGTCTTCGCGTATCGTGAGGATCCCGCCCCCGGCCTCGCATACCGGGCGTTCCACTGCGAGTACGAGGGTGACGTCGGACGGACGCTGTTGTTTCGTCTCTTCGACGTTGATCGCCTCCGGACAGCGACAGTCGGAACCCCGTGGGAGGTCGCCGGGGTCGAGTACGGGGCGACGCAGTGGCGGGCGGCCCTGAAAAAGGGATGA
- a CDS encoding phosphoglycerate kinase codes for MFRTIDDLPTEQRLLVRLDLNSPVEDGEVQDNRRFSRHARTVRELAEAGHRVVCLAHQGRPGRDTFVSLSQHADVLSEHVGREVGFVADTYGEEAQAAIEELGPGEILLLENVRMCVDELPEKDPETHAKSEFVETLAPLFDAYVNDAYSAAHRKHASLVGFPVVLPAYAGRVMETEYEANTAIATREFDGPVTMVVGGTKATDVIGVMDALEDRVDRFCLGGVAGELFLRAAGHDVGYDLGDGDLYDDQWADNRETIERVLEEKGDQLTLAVDLAYADADGERAEVTLEEIDEKTEDYLDVGTETVDVYGELIRESDAVFVKGALGVFEDERFADGTVGVLRAIADTDCFSVVGGGDTSRAIGMYGLDEDDFSHVSIAGGAYIRALTGEPLPAVELLQTADDRE; via the coding sequence ATGTTCAGGACCATCGACGATCTGCCTACCGAACAGCGCCTGCTCGTCAGGCTCGATTTGAACTCGCCCGTCGAAGACGGCGAGGTACAGGACAACCGCCGGTTCTCCCGACACGCCCGCACGGTTCGGGAACTCGCGGAGGCCGGCCACCGGGTGGTCTGTCTGGCCCACCAGGGGCGACCCGGACGCGACACGTTCGTCTCGCTGTCCCAACACGCCGACGTTTTGAGCGAGCACGTGGGTCGCGAGGTCGGGTTCGTCGCCGACACGTACGGCGAGGAGGCGCAGGCCGCGATCGAGGAGCTCGGGCCGGGCGAGATCCTCCTTCTGGAGAACGTCCGGATGTGCGTGGACGAACTCCCGGAAAAAGACCCGGAAACCCACGCGAAAAGCGAGTTCGTCGAGACGCTTGCGCCGCTTTTCGACGCCTACGTGAACGACGCCTACTCGGCGGCCCACCGGAAGCACGCCTCGCTCGTTGGATTTCCCGTCGTCTTGCCGGCGTACGCCGGCCGAGTGATGGAAACGGAGTACGAGGCCAACACCGCGATCGCGACCCGGGAGTTCGACGGACCGGTGACGATGGTCGTCGGCGGGACCAAGGCGACCGACGTGATCGGGGTGATGGACGCGCTCGAGGACCGCGTCGATCGGTTCTGTCTCGGCGGCGTCGCGGGCGAGCTCTTCTTGCGCGCGGCGGGTCACGACGTCGGCTACGACCTCGGCGACGGCGATCTCTACGACGACCAGTGGGCGGACAACCGGGAGACGATCGAGCGCGTCCTCGAAGAGAAGGGCGATCAGCTCACACTCGCGGTCGATTTGGCGTACGCCGACGCCGACGGAGAGCGGGCGGAAGTGACTCTCGAGGAGATCGACGAGAAAACCGAGGACTATCTCGACGTCGGCACCGAAACCGTCGACGTCTACGGGGAGTTGATCCGCGAATCCGACGCAGTCTTCGTGAAAGGGGCGCTCGGCGTCTTCGAGGACGAGCGGTTCGCCGACGGGACGGTCGGCGTGCTCCGGGCGATCGCCGACACCGACTGCTTTTCGGTCGTCGGCGGCGGTGACACCTCCCGGGCGATCGGGATGTACGGCCTCGACGAGGACGACTTCTCGCACGTCTCGATCGCTGGCGGGGCGTACATCCGGGCGCTGACCGGCGAACCCCTGCCGGCAGTGGAGCTGTTGCAGACCGCAGACGACAGAGAGTAG
- a CDS encoding thiamine pyrophosphate-dependent enzyme → MDAFTDEFHTVVGDGEGSLSDSRYDAAAARDLYRDMVRARRFDERAVALQRRGWMSGYPPFAGQEAAQVGAAHAMAAEDRLFPTYRSNALQIARGVPMSDILLFRRGRAEYHSDHDVPVFPQAIPIASQIPHAAGAGMAANYLEEEWASLVCFGDGATSEGDFHEGVNFAGVFDAPTVFFCENNGWAISLPADRQTASESIAAKADAYGIDGVRVDGNDPLAVRETVADALASARDGNPVLVEALTYRRGAHTTADDPSRYRDEEPDHPDWRLRDPLERFEAFLREEDVLDDETVERFREEANEEIAAAIETAEDAGLPDPDDLFDHVYADPTPTQEKQRSELEALLEEHDPQELELD, encoded by the coding sequence ATGGACGCTTTCACCGACGAGTTCCACACCGTCGTCGGCGACGGTGAGGGGTCGCTGTCGGACAGCCGGTACGACGCCGCGGCGGCGAGGGATCTCTACCGCGACATGGTCCGGGCCCGACGGTTCGACGAGCGCGCCGTCGCGCTCCAGCGGCGGGGGTGGATGTCCGGCTACCCGCCGTTCGCGGGACAGGAGGCCGCACAGGTCGGCGCCGCCCACGCGATGGCTGCGGAAGACCGGCTGTTCCCGACGTACCGCTCGAACGCACTGCAGATCGCCCGGGGCGTTCCGATGAGTGACATTCTCCTGTTCCGCCGCGGGCGTGCGGAGTACCACTCGGATCACGACGTCCCCGTCTTCCCACAGGCCATCCCGATCGCTTCCCAGATTCCTCACGCCGCCGGTGCGGGAATGGCCGCGAACTACCTCGAGGAGGAGTGGGCGTCGCTCGTCTGTTTCGGCGACGGCGCGACCTCGGAGGGGGATTTCCACGAGGGCGTGAACTTCGCCGGCGTCTTCGACGCACCGACGGTGTTTTTCTGCGAGAACAACGGCTGGGCGATCTCGCTGCCGGCGGATCGCCAGACTGCAAGCGAATCGATCGCGGCCAAGGCCGACGCCTACGGGATCGACGGCGTCCGAGTCGACGGTAACGACCCCCTGGCCGTTCGGGAGACGGTTGCGGACGCGCTGGCGTCTGCCCGGGACGGAAACCCTGTACTCGTGGAGGCGCTCACCTACCGGCGGGGAGCCCACACCACTGCGGACGATCCCTCCCGGTACCGGGACGAGGAGCCGGATCACCCCGACTGGCGGTTGCGGGACCCGCTCGAGCGATTCGAGGCGTTCCTTCGCGAGGAGGACGTCCTCGACGACGAGACGGTCGAGCGGTTCCGCGAGGAGGCGAACGAGGAGATCGCGGCGGCGATCGAGACCGCCGAGGACGCCGGCCTCCCGGATCCCGACGACCTGTTCGATCACGTGTACGCGGACCCGACGCCGACCCAGGAGAAACAGCGGTCCGAACTCGAGGCGCTCCTCGAGGAGCACGATCCACAGGAACTCGAGTTGGACTGA
- a CDS encoding 8-oxoguanine DNA glycosylase produces MESGTIGLAAVDGPFDLQATLESGQSYLWDRSDGRMYDSGDATPRSGDAWYETVVPPIEGLTDDRVPLRVRQVGGVRDGTLEWESTVDAVPLLTHLLRLDDDLDAIRAAAPDVPLFDRAFDAYEGMRLVRDPAFPCLISFICSAQMRVSRIHRMQRSLAETYGDAVQFDGRTLHAFPTPDQLAARTEAELRELSLGYRAPYVRKTAGMVADGEADPREAADLPYEQARESLTRFVGVGDKVADCILLFSLGYLEAIPLDTWIRTAVADHFPDCDRGTYADTARALRDRFGGEYAGYVQTYVFAHLRGGGK; encoded by the coding sequence ATGGAGTCGGGAACGATCGGCCTCGCCGCGGTGGACGGCCCGTTCGACCTGCAGGCGACCCTCGAGAGCGGGCAAAGCTACCTCTGGGATCGATCCGACGGCCGGATGTACGACAGCGGCGACGCCACGCCCAGGAGCGGAGACGCGTGGTACGAGACGGTCGTTCCACCGATCGAGGGCCTCACCGACGACCGAGTTCCTCTCCGGGTGCGGCAGGTCGGCGGCGTCCGCGACGGAACCCTCGAGTGGGAGTCAACCGTCGACGCGGTGCCCCTTCTGACGCACCTGCTGCGACTGGACGACGACCTCGATGCGATCCGGGCTGCAGCCCCCGACGTTCCGCTGTTCGACCGGGCGTTCGACGCCTACGAAGGGATGCGGCTGGTTCGGGATCCTGCGTTCCCGTGTCTGATCTCGTTTATCTGCTCGGCCCAGATGCGCGTGTCGCGGATCCACCGGATGCAACGATCGCTCGCGGAGACGTACGGCGATGCGGTCCAGTTCGACGGCCGGACGCTTCACGCGTTTCCAACGCCCGACCAGCTCGCCGCCCGAACCGAAGCCGAACTTCGGGAGCTGTCGCTGGGCTACCGGGCGCCGTACGTCCGGAAAACCGCGGGGATGGTCGCCGACGGCGAGGCGGATCCCCGCGAGGCCGCCGACCTCCCCTACGAACAGGCCCGCGAGTCGCTCACCCGGTTCGTCGGCGTCGGCGACAAGGTCGCAGACTGCATCCTGCTGTTCTCGCTGGGCTACCTCGAGGCGATCCCGCTGGACACCTGGATCCGGACCGCTGTCGCCGACCACTTCCCCGACTGCGACCGGGGAACCTACGCCGACACCGCGCGGGCGCTGCGCGACCGGTTCGGCGGCGAGTACGCCGGCTACGTCCAGACGTACGTGTTCGCACACCTCCGCGGCGGCGGGAAGTGA
- a CDS encoding acetyl-CoA carboxylase biotin carboxylase subunit yields the protein MFEKVLIANRGEIAVRVMRACEELGVDTVAIYSDADKHAGHVRYADEAYNVGPARAADSYLDGDAVIEAARTAGADAIHPGYGFLAENARFAAAVEETDGLTWVGPESDAMERLGEKTRARQVMEAAGVPIVPGTTEPIETADAVREFGDEHGYPVAIKAEGGGGGRGMKIVEGPDEADEKLASAQREGEAYFDNDSVYLERYLERPRHIEVQIIADEAGNVRHLGERDCSLQRRHQKIIEEAPSPAIDDELREKLGEAARQGVREAGYTNAGTVEFLVEEGEFYFLEVNTRIQVEHTVTEQLTGIDIVKEQLRVAAGEELGFTQGDVELRGHAMEFRINAENPAAEFAPATGTLETYDPPGGIGIRLDDAVRQGDEIAGEYDSMFAKLIVEGRDRTECLDRSQRALSEFEIEGLHTVIPFHRLMLEDDAFVAGEHTTNYLDSVLDPERIREAVERWGTAGDDEETTDADADEETTEREFTVEVNGKRFEVSLEERGAPAIPNPSGGGGSARQRPPQATGDDEDEGPVVTGEGETVTAEMQGTVLSVDVDEGQEVGPGDVVLVLEAMKMENDVVVERGGTVTQVLVEEGESVDMGDPLIVLE from the coding sequence ATGTTCGAGAAGGTGCTGATCGCCAACCGTGGCGAGATCGCGGTGCGCGTGATGCGTGCCTGCGAGGAGCTCGGCGTCGACACCGTCGCGATCTACAGCGACGCGGACAAACACGCCGGTCACGTGCGCTACGCAGACGAGGCGTACAACGTCGGCCCGGCGCGGGCTGCCGACTCGTATCTCGACGGCGACGCGGTGATCGAGGCGGCCCGGACGGCCGGGGCCGACGCGATCCACCCGGGCTACGGCTTCCTCGCGGAGAACGCACGCTTTGCCGCCGCGGTGGAGGAGACCGACGGGCTCACCTGGGTCGGTCCCGAAAGCGACGCGATGGAGCGGCTCGGCGAGAAAACCCGCGCACGCCAGGTGATGGAGGCCGCGGGCGTCCCGATCGTGCCGGGGACGACCGAACCGATCGAGACGGCCGACGCCGTGCGCGAGTTCGGCGACGAGCACGGCTATCCGGTCGCCATCAAGGCGGAGGGCGGGGGCGGCGGTCGCGGCATGAAGATCGTCGAGGGACCCGACGAAGCCGACGAGAAACTCGCGTCTGCGCAACGCGAGGGGGAGGCGTACTTCGACAACGACTCGGTGTACCTGGAACGCTACCTCGAGCGTCCGCGCCACATCGAGGTGCAGATCATCGCCGACGAGGCGGGCAACGTCCGCCACCTCGGGGAACGGGACTGCTCGCTGCAGCGACGACACCAGAAGATCATCGAGGAGGCGCCCTCACCAGCGATCGACGACGAGCTCAGAGAGAAGCTCGGCGAGGCCGCCCGGCAGGGGGTTCGCGAGGCGGGATACACGAACGCCGGCACCGTCGAGTTCCTCGTCGAGGAGGGCGAGTTCTACTTCCTCGAGGTCAACACCCGGATCCAGGTCGAACACACTGTGACCGAGCAACTCACCGGAATCGACATCGTGAAAGAGCAGCTCCGGGTCGCCGCCGGCGAGGAGCTGGGCTTCACCCAGGGGGACGTCGAGCTCAGGGGCCACGCCATGGAGTTCCGGATCAACGCAGAGAACCCGGCCGCGGAGTTCGCGCCGGCGACCGGAACGCTGGAGACGTACGATCCGCCGGGCGGGATCGGGATTCGGCTCGACGACGCGGTCCGGCAGGGAGACGAAATCGCCGGCGAGTACGACTCGATGTTCGCGAAACTGATCGTCGAAGGGCGCGACCGGACGGAGTGTCTCGACCGATCCCAACGTGCGCTTTCGGAGTTCGAGATCGAGGGACTCCACACGGTGATCCCGTTCCACCGGCTCATGCTCGAAGACGACGCGTTCGTCGCCGGCGAGCACACGACGAACTATCTCGATTCGGTGCTCGACCCCGAGCGGATCCGCGAGGCGGTCGAACGATGGGGAACCGCCGGCGACGACGAGGAGACGACGGACGCCGACGCCGACGAAGAGACGACCGAACGGGAGTTCACCGTCGAGGTGAACGGCAAGCGCTTCGAGGTGAGCCTCGAAGAACGTGGCGCGCCCGCGATCCCGAACCCGTCCGGTGGCGGCGGAAGCGCCCGCCAACGCCCGCCGCAGGCGACCGGGGACGACGAGGACGAGGGGCCGGTCGTCACCGGCGAGGGGGAGACCGTCACGGCGGAGATGCAGGGAACCGTCCTCTCGGTGGACGTCGACGAGGGCCAAGAGGTCGGCCCGGGCGACGTCGTGCTGGTGCTCGAGGCGATGAAGATGGAAAACGACGTGGTCGTCGAGCGCGGCGGCACCGTGACGCAGGTGCTCGTCGAGGAGGGGGAAAGCGTCGACATGGGCGATCCCCTGATCGTCCTGGAGTGA
- the gap gene encoding type I glyceraldehyde-3-phosphate dehydrogenase — protein sequence MSEKSYLCGGEDADDVVRVGLNGFGRIGRNVFRALLSDPRIELVGINDVMDAEDMAYLGKYDSVMGRLDGLELEDDALSIGGTSVPIFDVQSPAELPWDELDVDVALECTGVFRTYDDAYGHVEGGADTAIISAPPKGDKPVKQLVYGVNHEEYDGEDVVSNASCTTNSVTPVATVLHEEFGIRSGTLTTVHAYTGSQNLIDGPMAKTRRGRAAAENIVPTSTGAAQAATEILPELEGKLDGMAIRVPVPNGSITEVVVDLESSPDAAEINEAFRAAADSGPLAGVLGYTDEEVVSRDITGLPFSTYVDLPSTNVVGEDGLAKILTWYDNEYGFSNRMLDMAAFLAAY from the coding sequence ATGAGTGAAAAATCGTACCTGTGCGGGGGCGAGGACGCGGACGACGTCGTTCGGGTTGGACTGAACGGTTTCGGCCGGATCGGGCGCAACGTCTTCCGCGCGCTGCTTTCGGATCCCCGGATCGAACTCGTCGGCATCAACGACGTGATGGACGCCGAGGACATGGCGTATCTCGGAAAATACGACTCGGTGATGGGACGGCTCGACGGGCTCGAGCTCGAAGACGACGCCCTGTCGATCGGCGGCACGAGCGTCCCGATTTTCGACGTTCAGAGCCCTGCGGAACTCCCGTGGGACGAACTCGACGTCGACGTCGCTTTGGAGTGTACCGGCGTGTTCCGGACGTACGATGACGCGTACGGCCACGTCGAAGGCGGTGCCGACACCGCGATCATCTCCGCGCCGCCGAAGGGCGACAAACCTGTCAAACAGCTCGTCTACGGCGTCAATCACGAAGAGTACGACGGCGAGGACGTCGTCTCGAACGCCTCCTGTACGACGAACAGCGTCACGCCGGTCGCGACGGTGCTCCACGAGGAGTTCGGCATCCGGTCGGGGACGCTGACGACGGTCCACGCCTACACCGGCTCACAGAACCTCATCGACGGTCCGATGGCCAAAACCAGGCGGGGGCGGGCCGCCGCGGAGAACATCGTCCCGACCAGTACCGGCGCCGCACAGGCCGCAACCGAGATACTGCCGGAACTCGAGGGGAAACTCGACGGGATGGCGATCCGGGTGCCGGTCCCGAACGGCTCGATCACGGAGGTCGTCGTCGACCTGGAGTCGTCGCCGGACGCCGCAGAGATCAACGAGGCGTTCCGCGCGGCGGCCGACTCGGGTCCGCTGGCGGGCGTGCTCGGTTACACCGACGAGGAGGTCGTCTCCCGGGACATCACGGGCCTGCCGTTCTCCACGTACGTCGACCTGCCGTCGACGAACGTCGTCGGTGAGGACGGGCTCGCGAAGATCCTCACCTGGTACGACAACGAGTACGGCTTCTCGAACCGGATGCTCGACATGGCGGCGTTCCTCGCCGCCTACTGA
- a CDS encoding Lrp/AsnC ligand binding domain-containing protein has translation MVVAYIMVKVNTGEADRIKSELEALEGVVDVHIVAGDVDFIVKVDAESPGDVKSVSTTALQEIAGVEDTQTYMAMG, from the coding sequence ATGGTCGTCGCATACATCATGGTGAAGGTCAACACCGGCGAGGCCGACCGAATCAAATCGGAACTGGAGGCGCTGGAGGGCGTCGTCGACGTCCACATCGTCGCCGGCGACGTCGACTTCATCGTCAAGGTCGACGCCGAATCCCCCGGCGACGTGAAGTCCGTCTCGACGACTGCACTCCAGGAGATCGCCGGCGTCGAGGACACCCAGACGTACATGGCGATGGGGTGA
- a CDS encoding metallophosphoesterase, which produces MLLGIVSDTHDDLDAVEAAVTFFERDGVDAVVHCGDFVAPFSATPFDAGFDFYAVRGNNDGEWNLQSVVDGFGTYLGEAGALSLDGRDIAVYHGTSDVLVDGLVDAGTYDYVLHGHTHAHGIEERGGTVRINPGGLPIPVEGADDVFRVATIDLAAGPGADAVDHHVLDRP; this is translated from the coding sequence ATGCTGCTCGGAATCGTTTCGGACACCCACGACGACCTGGACGCCGTCGAGGCGGCGGTGACGTTCTTCGAACGCGACGGGGTCGACGCAGTCGTCCACTGTGGCGACTTCGTCGCACCCTTCTCGGCGACCCCGTTCGACGCCGGCTTCGACTTCTATGCGGTCCGGGGGAACAACGACGGCGAGTGGAACCTCCAGTCGGTGGTCGACGGCTTCGGAACCTATCTCGGCGAGGCGGGCGCGCTGTCGCTCGACGGTCGCGATATCGCCGTGTATCACGGCACCAGCGACGTGCTCGTCGACGGTTTGGTCGACGCCGGAACGTACGACTACGTCCTCCACGGCCACACCCACGCCCACGGGATCGAGGAGCGCGGCGGGACGGTTCGGATCAATCCCGGCGGGCTACCGATTCCCGTCGAGGGGGCGGACGACGTCTTCAGAGTCGCCACGATCGATCTCGCCGCGGGCCCGGGAGCGGACGCGGTCGACCACCACGTGCTGGACCGGCCGTAG
- a CDS encoding universal stress protein: protein MGQHVLVPIDGSETAWKALDVALELFPEGELSVLHVIGPAGIATDADGGVLDSKAYDRAKAEAEELNAEANDRIDAADPPVPALRAVALEVGDPAREILDYAEANDVDHVVMGSRGRSSIERLLLGSVSETVLRRAPMSVTVVR from the coding sequence ATGGGACAACACGTCCTCGTTCCGATCGACGGGTCCGAGACCGCCTGGAAAGCCCTCGACGTTGCACTCGAGCTGTTTCCCGAGGGTGAGCTGTCGGTGTTGCACGTGATCGGCCCGGCGGGCATCGCTACCGACGCCGACGGCGGCGTCCTCGACAGCAAAGCGTACGACCGGGCCAAAGCGGAGGCCGAAGAGCTGAACGCGGAAGCGAACGACCGGATCGACGCCGCCGACCCCCCTGTGCCGGCGCTCCGGGCGGTGGCGCTCGAAGTCGGAGATCCCGCACGTGAAATCCTCGACTACGCCGAGGCGAACGACGTCGACCACGTTGTGATGGGGAGCCGCGGCCGGTCGAGCATCGAGCGGTTGCTTCTGGGGAGCGTCTCCGAGACGGTTCTGCGTCGCGCGCCGATGTCGGTAACAGTCGTTCGGTGA
- a CDS encoding Lrp/AsnC ligand binding domain-containing protein: MVHAFVMVKADVGEAATMLDRMDSVEGVTEAHVVAGDYDLILELEAPEVYDVLQVTANEVQALSGITDTKTYVSMED, from the coding sequence ATGGTACACGCATTCGTCATGGTGAAAGCTGACGTCGGGGAGGCAGCGACGATGCTCGATCGGATGGACTCGGTCGAGGGTGTTACGGAGGCGCACGTCGTGGCCGGCGACTACGATCTGATCCTCGAACTCGAGGCACCGGAGGTGTACGACGTGTTGCAGGTGACTGCAAACGAGGTGCAGGCCCTGTCCGGGATCACGGACACGAAGACGTACGTCTCGATGGAGGATTGA
- the thrC gene encoding threonine synthase: MGLPHVRTLECTLCGARYEPDQVIYTCPEHDGVRGILEVRYDYARIRELFDADLDGNIPSQWKYRAFLPVDPDVSPVTLGEGGTPLLEAPRLGEELGVEIHIKDDGRNPTGVLKDRASSVAVTRARTAGRDVVTCASTGNAAASLSGYAARSGAECRIFVPGDTPEEKLAQALVYGADVLAVEGSYDEAYDLSMAVTDRYGWYNRNAAVNPFQVEGKRTVGHELAEQTRGNVPDWVVFAMGDGCTVAGGWKGFHEFCELGFVDEEPRLLGVQAEGASAIHDAFHGHDDTAAVAETVADSIAVGRPRNTVKACRALEKSDGTAVLVSDEEILAAEKLLGSVEGIYAEPAGAAPIAGIRKARGLGIVDPGDSVVAVVTGHGLKDAEAALEAGGEIESISPSIDDVAARYGE; encoded by the coding sequence ATGGGCCTCCCACACGTTCGGACGCTCGAGTGTACCCTGTGTGGCGCGCGCTACGAGCCGGACCAGGTCATCTACACGTGTCCGGAACACGACGGCGTCCGGGGTATTCTCGAGGTCCGGTACGACTACGCGCGGATCCGAGAGCTGTTCGACGCCGACCTCGACGGCAACATCCCGAGCCAGTGGAAATACCGTGCGTTCCTCCCGGTCGATCCAGACGTCAGCCCGGTGACGCTCGGCGAGGGGGGAACCCCGCTGCTCGAAGCGCCCCGACTCGGCGAGGAACTCGGGGTCGAGATCCACATCAAGGACGACGGCCGGAATCCCACGGGCGTTCTGAAGGACCGGGCCTCGAGCGTCGCAGTCACCAGAGCCCGAACGGCGGGACGGGACGTGGTCACCTGTGCGTCGACCGGCAACGCCGCCGCCTCGCTTTCGGGATACGCCGCACGGTCGGGCGCCGAGTGCCGGATCTTCGTCCCCGGGGACACACCGGAGGAGAAACTCGCCCAGGCACTCGTGTACGGCGCCGACGTGCTCGCAGTCGAGGGGAGCTACGACGAGGCGTACGACCTGAGCATGGCCGTCACCGACCGCTACGGCTGGTACAACCGGAACGCCGCCGTCAATCCGTTTCAGGTCGAGGGGAAACGCACGGTCGGCCACGAACTCGCAGAGCAGACCCGCGGCAACGTTCCCGACTGGGTCGTCTTCGCGATGGGTGACGGCTGCACCGTCGCCGGCGGCTGGAAGGGCTTTCACGAGTTTTGCGAGCTCGGATTCGTCGACGAGGAGCCCCGACTGCTCGGCGTCCAGGCCGAGGGAGCAAGCGCGATCCACGACGCGTTTCACGGCCACGACGACACCGCGGCGGTCGCGGAGACCGTCGCCGACAGCATCGCCGTCGGGCGCCCACGGAACACGGTCAAAGCCTGCAGGGCCCTGGAGAAAAGCGACGGCACGGCCGTCCTCGTGAGCGACGAGGAGATCCTCGCCGCCGAGAAGCTCCTGGGGAGTGTCGAGGGGATCTACGCCGAGCCGGCGGGCGCAGCGCCGATCGCAGGGATCCGGAAGGCTCGCGGGCTGGGCATCGTCGATCCAGGTGACTCGGTGGTTGCGGTCGTGACCGGTCACGGACTGAAAGACGCGGAAGCCGCACTCGAAGCCGGCGGTGAGATCGAGTCGATCTCCCCTTCGATCGACGACGTGGCCGCCCGGTACGGGGAGTGA